In a genomic window of Lepisosteus oculatus isolate fLepOcu1 chromosome 5, fLepOcu1.hap2, whole genome shotgun sequence:
- the ctsh gene encoding pro-cathepsin H gives MAFLSVALLILVGLHTASLSPLVSTEEQFQFEFWMSQFNKQYELEEYYHRLQIFTENKRKIDHHNAGNHKFRMGLNQFSDMTFSEFRKSFLLTEPQNCSATKGNHLSSRGPYPDSVDWRKKGDFVTPVKNQGPCGSCWTFSTTGCLESVIAIATKKLPLLSEQQLVDCAQAFNNHGCSGGLPSQAFEYIKYNKGLMSEADYPYEAMNGSCKFKPEKAAAFVKEVVNITKYDEMGMVDAVARFNPVSFAYEVTSDFMHYRDGVYSSTECHNTTDKVNHAVLAVGYGEENGTPCWIVKNSWGKYWGINGYFYIERGKNMCGLAGCSSYPIPLV, from the exons ATGGCGTTCCTCAGCGTCGCTTTGTTGATCCTAGTAGGACTACACACCGCTAGCCTTTCCCCGCTGGTGTCCACAGAAG AGCAATTTCAGTTCGAGTTCTGGATGTCGcag TTCAACAAGCAGTACGAATTGGAGGAGTACTACCACAGGCTGCAGATTTTCACTGAGAATAAGAGAAAGATAGATCATCACAATGCAGGGAACCACAAATTCAGAA TGGGTCTTAATCAGTTTTCTGACATGACCTTTTCTGAATTCAGGAAATCCTTTCTTCTGACAGAGCcccag AACTGCTCTGCCACTAAAGGGAACCATCTCAGCAGCCGTGGGCCATACCCAGATTCTGTAGATTGGAGAAAGAAAGGGGACTTTGTAACACCTGTTAAGaatcag GGGCCTTGTGGCAGCTGTTGGACATTTTCTACCACAGGCTGCCTGGAGTCTGTAATCGCCATAGCAACAAAGAAACTTCCCCTTCTG TCAGAACAGCAGCTGGTGGACTGTGCTCAGGCTTTCAATAATCATGGCTGCTCAGG TGGACTTCCCAGTCAAGCTTTTGAATACATCAAATATAACAAGGGCCTTATGAGTGAAGCTGACTATCCATATGAAGCAATG AATGGTAGCTGCAAGTTCAAGCCAGAGAAGGCTGCTGCTTTTGTGAAAGAGGTCGTCAACATAACAAAA TATGATGAAATGGGAATGGTGGATGCTGTGGCCAGATTCAACCCGGTCAGCTTTGCCTATGAAGTGACCTCCGATTTCATGCACTACCGCGATGGAGTGTACAGCAG CACTGAATGTCACAACACTACTGACAAAGTAAACCATGCTGTGCTCGCTGTGGGTTATGGAGAAGAAAATGGCACCCCTTGCTGGATTGTAAAGAACTCCTGGGGAAAATACTGGGGGATAAATGG GTACTTCTACATTGAAAGAGGGAAAAACATGTGTGGGCTGGCAGGCTGTTCCTCTTATCCGATCCCTCTGGTGTGA
- the blm gene encoding recQ-like DNA helicase BLM isoform X2: protein MQALPQNNLQKQLELHSSKAVQNRLSLNKPRSGTFSFKKKSASGITKVAVLPKVTVSNALVDRDVNAFHHSKVTKPLTSLNKPEEQQARINSFFELTHKAKSQNFTPVVTRPAVSNIKLSLSTTKASPQSALVNTDVGKKDDSEKAALNNSLSVSIDDWDDFDDFDFGTPVKDKSVTRLSQSNSGENFKKESASNLNKPCLKTSRAAEKILSESSDHNISNGLQNQEEPLEAQNGPAALPVQCRPLPDAFAAVEKPQGCVEDKEEEDDVPIKFARKRHLSQIAQILSDSEDDCVEEGDFPNKKKGLQSKQIDTPIAEIDNRSENDNEELDFVPPSPESETISPLLMKQPFSGAETHESSYNGHFSSKELVSKQQKHETADDGDSEEIKISGTDSENQLFSIMEEICQLVDSIPEHELTALSCGRDLLFQRARRRRFFAESCRTPQAPRWTGSHEASNAKTDNQWSHFKTPVSHSSSFKTIPSGKDQSSAKSFRFRKPSSVPFADGDGSVFEESDLSDTGGIQSPSPSYRPRGVPNVSFNGESDSRKEKLGVGNNDTPSLRIQNKTNTPVSDSYGVDPSLDDIDNEFTFDNFDIDDFDEEDMGDYFEGNDSASKKQGTEGVQPVREGHPSKSLWEKKSPSSSFSSSAAKPSKPTSECSLPEPINRNPAHDRFRGCNFPYSQEMMKIFNKRFGLRQFRTNQLEAINATLHCEDTFVLMPTGGGKSLCYQLPACVSPGVTIVISPLRSLIVDQVQKLTTLDIPAAGLTGFKSDSESARVYMQLSKKDPIIKLLYCTPEKVCASNKFISALRNLYERSLLSRIVIDEAHCVSQWGHDFRPDYKRLHELRRMFPSVPIMALTATANPRVQKDILNQLQMLKPQVFTMSFNRHNLKYAVLPKKPKKIAEDCLEWIKKYHPRDSGIIYCLSRNNCDSMAESLQRGGITALAYHAGLKDSDRDYVQQKWIEQDECQVMCATIAFGMGIDKPDVRFVIHASLPKSVEGYYQESGRAGRDGEISHCVLFYSYNDAIRIKRLINMERDGNKETKQTHITNLYSMVHFCENVVECRRTQLLAYFGERTFNPNFCKEHPDVTCDNCARAKLYKSRNVTEEVKNVVRFVQEHCAKVGVRQAKSAQLNRLTLNMLVDIFIGTKSARIQTGLYGKGAAYSRHNAERLFRKLVLENVLEESLYITANDQAVAYISAGQKAAAVLSGFMQIEFYDTESASSIKKQRASVTKNMSKREEMVQNCLQELNDLCKKLGKIFGIHYYNIFSTATLKKIAETLSADPEVLLQIDGVTEDKLEKYGAELIQLLQKYSDWQLPVEEHTEKPVGNDGWIDVERNRREEQELCDEDAGGSSYFKSTSERGGKRKKPSYFNKAKRRKGGYNSSTKGNNARASSTASKGGSKDRGQDSAGSSKPAMATKRPGFMAPPVPRSNQRPFLKPAFSHM from the exons ATGCAAGCTCTTCCGCAAAATAACCTACAGAAACAGCTGGAGCTGCATTCCAGTAAAGCTGTGCAGAACAGGCTGTCCTTAAATAAACCCAGATCAGG gactttttcttttaaaaagaaatctgcTTCGGGGATTACTAAAGTTGCAGTCCTCCCCAAGGTAACAGTTTCTAATGCTTTAGTGGACAGGGATGTCAATGCATTCCACCATAGTAAAGTTACTAAACCTCTGACATCTTTAAACAAGCCTGAAGAACAGCAAGCAAGAATCAACAGTTTCTTTGAGCTGACTCACAAAGCCAAGTCACAGAACTTTACACCTGTTGTAACAAGACCTGCTGTGAGCAATATCAAACTAAGTTTGTCCACTACAAAAGCTTCTCCGCAGTCAGCTCTGGTGAACACGGATGTTGGAAAGAAAGATGACAGCGAAAAGGCAGCGTTGAATAACTCCCTTAGCGTCAGTATAGATGACTGGGATGATTTTGACGATTTTGACTTTGGTACTCCTGTTAAAGACAAAAGTGTTACACGGCTGAGCCAGAGTAATTCTGGAGAGAACTTTAAAAAGGAAAGTGCCTCAAATTTAAATAAACCGTGTCTGAAAACTAGCAGAGCTGCCGAAAAGATTCTGTCTGAGTCTTCAGATCACAACATTAGCAACGGGCTTCAGAATCAAGAGGAACCGCTCGAAGCCCAGAACGGCCCTGCAGCTCTGCCAGTCCAGTGCAGACCTTTACCAGATGCCTTTGCTGCTGTCGAGAAACCTCAGGGGTGCGTCGAGGATAAGGAAGAGGAAGATGATGTTCCCATAAAATTTGcaagaaaaagacatttatcGCAAATTGCTCAGATATTGAGTGACAGTGAAGATGACTGTGTTGAGGAGGGAGATTTCCCCAATAAAAAGAAAG gttTGCAGAGTAAGCAGATAGACACCCCTATTGCAGAAATTGACAACAGGTCTGAGAATGACAACGAGGAACTTGATTTTGTCCCTCCATCTCCTGAGAGTGAAACCATTTCTCCACTGCTTATGAAGCAGCCTTTCAG TGGAGCTGAGACTCATGAATCAAGTTACAATGGACACTTTTCATCAAAGGAATTGGTTTCCAAGCAACAGAAACATGAAACAGCTGATGATGGAGATTCTGAAGAGATAAAAA TCAGTGGGACAGATTCAGAAAATCAGCTGTTCAGCATCATGGAAGAGATATGTCAGCTGGTGGACTCAATACCTGAGCATGAGCTGACAGCACTGTCGTGTGGTAGAGATCTCCTTTTCCAGCGGGCTCGTAG gagaAGGTTTTTTGCAGAATCATGTCGAACACCACAAGCGCCAAGATGGACCGGCAGTCACGAAGCCTCCAACGCCAAAACTGACAACCAGTGGTCTCACTTCAAGACCCCAGTTTCCCACTCTTCCTCATTCAAAACCATTCCCAGTGGAAAGGATCAATCCTCTGCGAAGTCTTTCCGTTTCAGGAAACCCTCCTCCGTACCTTTTGCAGACGGTGACGGAAGTGTGTTCGAGGAGTCCGACTTGAGCGATACCGGTGGGATTCAGTCTCCGAGTCCCTCTTATAGGCCGAGGGGTGTCCCTAACGTGAGTTTTAACGGAGAATCTGACTCTCGAAAGGAGAAACTTGGCGTCGGCAATAATG ATACGCCTTCGCTCAGaattcagaacaaaacaaacactCCCGTCTCGGACTCCTACGGTGTGGACCCATCTTTGGATGACATCGACAATGAGTTCACCTTTGATAACTTTGACATCGATGACTTTGATGAGGAAGACATGGGGGATTATTTTGAAGGCAACGATTCTGCCTCCAAGAAGCAGGGCACTGAGGGGGTTCAGCCAGTAAGAGAAGGGCACCCCAGCAAATCACTGTGGGAAAAGAAAAGTCCTTCTTCGTCTTTCTCGTCTTCAGCTGCCAAACCCTCGAAGCCTACGTCTGAATGCAGTCTGCCAG AGCCCATAAACAGAAACCCGGCACATGATCGCTTCAGGGGATGCAACTTCCCTTATTCACAGGAAATGATGAAGATTTTCAACAAGAGATTTGGTCTTCGTCAGTTTCGAACCAACCAGCTGGAAGCCATCAATGCCACGCTGCATTGCGAAGACACATTTGTACTGATGCCAACTG GAGGTGGTAAAAGTCTTTGCTATCagctccctgcctgtgtgtctccaggaGTAACCATTGTTATTTCTCCTCTCCGGTCTCTGATAGTTGACCAGGTGCAGAAACTCACAACATTGGAT ATTCCTGCCGCAGGTTTAACAGGATTCAAGAGTGACAGTGAATCTGCAAGAGTTTACATGCAGCTGTCGAAGAAGGATCCCATCATTAAACTCTTATATTGCACCCCAGAGAAG GTTTGCGCAAGTAACAAGTTTATCAGTGCCCTTCGGAATCTGTACGAGAGGAGTCTCCTCTCGCGCATTGTCATCGATGAAGCTCACTGTGTTAGCcag TGGGGCCATGACTTCCGGCCGGACTACAAGCGGCTGCACGAGCTGCGGCGGATGTTCCCCAGCGTGCCCATCATGGCGCTGACGGCCACGGCCAACCCCCGAGTGCAGAAGGACATCCTCAACCAGCTGCAGATGCTGAAGCCACAGGT tTTTACAATGAGCTTCAACAGACATAACCTAAAGTATGCGGTTTTGCCTAAAAAGCCCAAGAAGATTGCTGAGGATTGCCTTGAATGGATCAAGAAATACCACCCAC GTGATTCTGGGATTATTTACTGCTTATCTCGAAACAACTGTGATTCCATGGCTGAAAGCCTGCAGAGAGGTGGAATTACAGCTTTAGCATATCATGCTGGGTTGAAGGACAGTGACAGGGATTATGTACAGCAGAAATGGATTGAGCAGGATGAGTGCCAG GTAATGTGTGCTACCATTGCTTTCGGAATGGGCATCGATAAACCAGACGTGCGGTTTGTGATTCACGCCAGCCTGCCCAAGTCTGTGGAAGGGTATTACCAGGAGTCAGGCAGGGCTGGCAGGGATGGTGAAATCTCCCATTGTGTCCTTTTCTACTCTTACAATGATGCTATTCGAATCAAGCGGCTCATAAACA TGGAGAGAGATGGCAACAAGGAGACCAAGCAGACTCACATCACCAACCTGTACAGTATGGTGCATTTCTGCGAGAATGTGGTCGAGTGCCGGCGAACACAGTTGTTGGCATACTTCGGGGAGCGCACATTTAACCCCAATTTCTGCAAGGAGCACCCTGATGTCACCTGTGACAATTGTGCCAGAGCTAAA CTATACAAGTCAAGGAATGTGACAGAAGAAGTGAAGAACGTTGTTAGATTTGTTCAGGAACACTGTGCAAAGGTTGGCGTGAGACAGGCCAAGTCAGCGCAGCTGAACAGACTGACTCTTAATATGCTAGTGGATATTTTCATTG GTACGAAAAGTGCCCGTATCCAAACGGGCTTGTATGGTAAGGGAGCAGCCTATTCCAGGCACAATGCCGAGAGACTCTTCAGAAAGCTGGTGCTGGAAAATGTTTTAGAGGAAAGTTTGTACATCACAGCCAATGACCAAGCTGTGGCATACATCTCTGCAGGCCAGAAAGCTGCAGCTGTTCTCAGTGGCTTCATGCAG ATAGAGTTCTACGACACTGAAAGTGCCTCCAGCATCAAAAAACAAAGGGCGTCAGTGACCAAAAACATGTCGAAGCGGGAAGAGATGGTCCAGAATTGCCTTCAGGAGCTTAACGATCTGTGCAAGAAGCTGGGAAAAATCTTTGGGATACACTATTACAATATCTTTTCTACTGCCACTCTAAAAAAGATTGCAG AGACATTGTCCGCTGATCCTGAAGTTCTCCTTCAGATTGACGGAGTGAcagaagacaaactggaaaagtATGGAGCTGAGCTGATTCAGCTTCTTCAGAAGTACTCCGATTGGCAACTGCCTG TGGAGGAGCACACGGAGAAGCCAGTCGGCAATGATGGCTGGATTGATGTGGAGAGGAACAGAAGGGAGGAGCAGGAGCTCTGCGATGAGGACGCAGGAGGGTCCAGCTATTTCAAGAGCACAAGTGAAAGGGGAGGCAAGCGAAAGAAACCTTCCTATTTCAACAAGGCCAAGAGGAGAAAAGGAGGCTATAATTCCTCCACCAAAGG
- the blm gene encoding recQ-like DNA helicase BLM isoform X1 — MQALPQNNLQKQLELHSSKAVQNRLSLNKPRSGTFSFKKKSASGITKVAVLPKVTVSNALVDRDVNAFHHSKVTKPLTSLNKPEEQQARINSFFELTHKAKSQNFTPVVTRPAVSNIKLSLSTTKASPQSALVNTDVGKKDDSEKAALNNSLSVSIDDWDDFDDFDFGTPVKDKSVTRLSQSNSGENFKKESASNLNKPCLKTSRAAEKILSESSDHNISNGLQNQEEPLEAQNGPAALPVQCRPLPDAFAAVEKPQGCVEDKEEEDDVPIKFARKRHLSQIAQILSDSEDDCVEEGDFPNKKKGLQSKQIDTPIAEIDNRSENDNEELDFVPPSPESETISPLLMKQPFSGAETHESSYNGHFSSKELVSKQQKHETADDGDSEEIKISGTDSENQLFSIMEEICQLVDSIPEHELTALSCGRDLLFQRARRRRFFAESCRTPQAPRWTGSHEASNAKTDNQWSHFKTPVSHSSSFKTIPSGKDQSSAKSFRFRKPSSVPFADGDGSVFEESDLSDTGGIQSPSPSYRPRGVPNVSFNGESDSRKEKLGVGNNGKDSRSDTFYSKFPSFSSASNQMPNLEETDDCVCLADTPSLRIQNKTNTPVSDSYGVDPSLDDIDNEFTFDNFDIDDFDEEDMGDYFEGNDSASKKQGTEGVQPVREGHPSKSLWEKKSPSSSFSSSAAKPSKPTSECSLPEPINRNPAHDRFRGCNFPYSQEMMKIFNKRFGLRQFRTNQLEAINATLHCEDTFVLMPTGGGKSLCYQLPACVSPGVTIVISPLRSLIVDQVQKLTTLDIPAAGLTGFKSDSESARVYMQLSKKDPIIKLLYCTPEKVCASNKFISALRNLYERSLLSRIVIDEAHCVSQWGHDFRPDYKRLHELRRMFPSVPIMALTATANPRVQKDILNQLQMLKPQVFTMSFNRHNLKYAVLPKKPKKIAEDCLEWIKKYHPRDSGIIYCLSRNNCDSMAESLQRGGITALAYHAGLKDSDRDYVQQKWIEQDECQVMCATIAFGMGIDKPDVRFVIHASLPKSVEGYYQESGRAGRDGEISHCVLFYSYNDAIRIKRLINMERDGNKETKQTHITNLYSMVHFCENVVECRRTQLLAYFGERTFNPNFCKEHPDVTCDNCARAKLYKSRNVTEEVKNVVRFVQEHCAKVGVRQAKSAQLNRLTLNMLVDIFIGTKSARIQTGLYGKGAAYSRHNAERLFRKLVLENVLEESLYITANDQAVAYISAGQKAAAVLSGFMQIEFYDTESASSIKKQRASVTKNMSKREEMVQNCLQELNDLCKKLGKIFGIHYYNIFSTATLKKIAETLSADPEVLLQIDGVTEDKLEKYGAELIQLLQKYSDWQLPVEEHTEKPVGNDGWIDVERNRREEQELCDEDAGGSSYFKSTSERGGKRKKPSYFNKAKRRKGGYNSSTKGNNARASSTASKGGSKDRGQDSAGSSKPAMATKRPGFMAPPVPRSNQRPFLKPAFSHM; from the exons ATGCAAGCTCTTCCGCAAAATAACCTACAGAAACAGCTGGAGCTGCATTCCAGTAAAGCTGTGCAGAACAGGCTGTCCTTAAATAAACCCAGATCAGG gactttttcttttaaaaagaaatctgcTTCGGGGATTACTAAAGTTGCAGTCCTCCCCAAGGTAACAGTTTCTAATGCTTTAGTGGACAGGGATGTCAATGCATTCCACCATAGTAAAGTTACTAAACCTCTGACATCTTTAAACAAGCCTGAAGAACAGCAAGCAAGAATCAACAGTTTCTTTGAGCTGACTCACAAAGCCAAGTCACAGAACTTTACACCTGTTGTAACAAGACCTGCTGTGAGCAATATCAAACTAAGTTTGTCCACTACAAAAGCTTCTCCGCAGTCAGCTCTGGTGAACACGGATGTTGGAAAGAAAGATGACAGCGAAAAGGCAGCGTTGAATAACTCCCTTAGCGTCAGTATAGATGACTGGGATGATTTTGACGATTTTGACTTTGGTACTCCTGTTAAAGACAAAAGTGTTACACGGCTGAGCCAGAGTAATTCTGGAGAGAACTTTAAAAAGGAAAGTGCCTCAAATTTAAATAAACCGTGTCTGAAAACTAGCAGAGCTGCCGAAAAGATTCTGTCTGAGTCTTCAGATCACAACATTAGCAACGGGCTTCAGAATCAAGAGGAACCGCTCGAAGCCCAGAACGGCCCTGCAGCTCTGCCAGTCCAGTGCAGACCTTTACCAGATGCCTTTGCTGCTGTCGAGAAACCTCAGGGGTGCGTCGAGGATAAGGAAGAGGAAGATGATGTTCCCATAAAATTTGcaagaaaaagacatttatcGCAAATTGCTCAGATATTGAGTGACAGTGAAGATGACTGTGTTGAGGAGGGAGATTTCCCCAATAAAAAGAAAG gttTGCAGAGTAAGCAGATAGACACCCCTATTGCAGAAATTGACAACAGGTCTGAGAATGACAACGAGGAACTTGATTTTGTCCCTCCATCTCCTGAGAGTGAAACCATTTCTCCACTGCTTATGAAGCAGCCTTTCAG TGGAGCTGAGACTCATGAATCAAGTTACAATGGACACTTTTCATCAAAGGAATTGGTTTCCAAGCAACAGAAACATGAAACAGCTGATGATGGAGATTCTGAAGAGATAAAAA TCAGTGGGACAGATTCAGAAAATCAGCTGTTCAGCATCATGGAAGAGATATGTCAGCTGGTGGACTCAATACCTGAGCATGAGCTGACAGCACTGTCGTGTGGTAGAGATCTCCTTTTCCAGCGGGCTCGTAG gagaAGGTTTTTTGCAGAATCATGTCGAACACCACAAGCGCCAAGATGGACCGGCAGTCACGAAGCCTCCAACGCCAAAACTGACAACCAGTGGTCTCACTTCAAGACCCCAGTTTCCCACTCTTCCTCATTCAAAACCATTCCCAGTGGAAAGGATCAATCCTCTGCGAAGTCTTTCCGTTTCAGGAAACCCTCCTCCGTACCTTTTGCAGACGGTGACGGAAGTGTGTTCGAGGAGTCCGACTTGAGCGATACCGGTGGGATTCAGTCTCCGAGTCCCTCTTATAGGCCGAGGGGTGTCCCTAACGTGAGTTTTAACGGAGAATCTGACTCTCGAAAGGAGAAACTTGGCGTCGGCAATAATGGTAAAGATTCTCGTTCAGACACCTTTTATTCAAAATTCCCCTCCTTCAGCAGTGCCAGCAATCAAATGCCCAACTTGGAAGAAACTGACGACTGTGTCTGTCTAGCAGATACGCCTTCGCTCAGaattcagaacaaaacaaacactCCCGTCTCGGACTCCTACGGTGTGGACCCATCTTTGGATGACATCGACAATGAGTTCACCTTTGATAACTTTGACATCGATGACTTTGATGAGGAAGACATGGGGGATTATTTTGAAGGCAACGATTCTGCCTCCAAGAAGCAGGGCACTGAGGGGGTTCAGCCAGTAAGAGAAGGGCACCCCAGCAAATCACTGTGGGAAAAGAAAAGTCCTTCTTCGTCTTTCTCGTCTTCAGCTGCCAAACCCTCGAAGCCTACGTCTGAATGCAGTCTGCCAG AGCCCATAAACAGAAACCCGGCACATGATCGCTTCAGGGGATGCAACTTCCCTTATTCACAGGAAATGATGAAGATTTTCAACAAGAGATTTGGTCTTCGTCAGTTTCGAACCAACCAGCTGGAAGCCATCAATGCCACGCTGCATTGCGAAGACACATTTGTACTGATGCCAACTG GAGGTGGTAAAAGTCTTTGCTATCagctccctgcctgtgtgtctccaggaGTAACCATTGTTATTTCTCCTCTCCGGTCTCTGATAGTTGACCAGGTGCAGAAACTCACAACATTGGAT ATTCCTGCCGCAGGTTTAACAGGATTCAAGAGTGACAGTGAATCTGCAAGAGTTTACATGCAGCTGTCGAAGAAGGATCCCATCATTAAACTCTTATATTGCACCCCAGAGAAG GTTTGCGCAAGTAACAAGTTTATCAGTGCCCTTCGGAATCTGTACGAGAGGAGTCTCCTCTCGCGCATTGTCATCGATGAAGCTCACTGTGTTAGCcag TGGGGCCATGACTTCCGGCCGGACTACAAGCGGCTGCACGAGCTGCGGCGGATGTTCCCCAGCGTGCCCATCATGGCGCTGACGGCCACGGCCAACCCCCGAGTGCAGAAGGACATCCTCAACCAGCTGCAGATGCTGAAGCCACAGGT tTTTACAATGAGCTTCAACAGACATAACCTAAAGTATGCGGTTTTGCCTAAAAAGCCCAAGAAGATTGCTGAGGATTGCCTTGAATGGATCAAGAAATACCACCCAC GTGATTCTGGGATTATTTACTGCTTATCTCGAAACAACTGTGATTCCATGGCTGAAAGCCTGCAGAGAGGTGGAATTACAGCTTTAGCATATCATGCTGGGTTGAAGGACAGTGACAGGGATTATGTACAGCAGAAATGGATTGAGCAGGATGAGTGCCAG GTAATGTGTGCTACCATTGCTTTCGGAATGGGCATCGATAAACCAGACGTGCGGTTTGTGATTCACGCCAGCCTGCCCAAGTCTGTGGAAGGGTATTACCAGGAGTCAGGCAGGGCTGGCAGGGATGGTGAAATCTCCCATTGTGTCCTTTTCTACTCTTACAATGATGCTATTCGAATCAAGCGGCTCATAAACA TGGAGAGAGATGGCAACAAGGAGACCAAGCAGACTCACATCACCAACCTGTACAGTATGGTGCATTTCTGCGAGAATGTGGTCGAGTGCCGGCGAACACAGTTGTTGGCATACTTCGGGGAGCGCACATTTAACCCCAATTTCTGCAAGGAGCACCCTGATGTCACCTGTGACAATTGTGCCAGAGCTAAA CTATACAAGTCAAGGAATGTGACAGAAGAAGTGAAGAACGTTGTTAGATTTGTTCAGGAACACTGTGCAAAGGTTGGCGTGAGACAGGCCAAGTCAGCGCAGCTGAACAGACTGACTCTTAATATGCTAGTGGATATTTTCATTG GTACGAAAAGTGCCCGTATCCAAACGGGCTTGTATGGTAAGGGAGCAGCCTATTCCAGGCACAATGCCGAGAGACTCTTCAGAAAGCTGGTGCTGGAAAATGTTTTAGAGGAAAGTTTGTACATCACAGCCAATGACCAAGCTGTGGCATACATCTCTGCAGGCCAGAAAGCTGCAGCTGTTCTCAGTGGCTTCATGCAG ATAGAGTTCTACGACACTGAAAGTGCCTCCAGCATCAAAAAACAAAGGGCGTCAGTGACCAAAAACATGTCGAAGCGGGAAGAGATGGTCCAGAATTGCCTTCAGGAGCTTAACGATCTGTGCAAGAAGCTGGGAAAAATCTTTGGGATACACTATTACAATATCTTTTCTACTGCCACTCTAAAAAAGATTGCAG AGACATTGTCCGCTGATCCTGAAGTTCTCCTTCAGATTGACGGAGTGAcagaagacaaactggaaaagtATGGAGCTGAGCTGATTCAGCTTCTTCAGAAGTACTCCGATTGGCAACTGCCTG TGGAGGAGCACACGGAGAAGCCAGTCGGCAATGATGGCTGGATTGATGTGGAGAGGAACAGAAGGGAGGAGCAGGAGCTCTGCGATGAGGACGCAGGAGGGTCCAGCTATTTCAAGAGCACAAGTGAAAGGGGAGGCAAGCGAAAGAAACCTTCCTATTTCAACAAGGCCAAGAGGAGAAAAGGAGGCTATAATTCCTCCACCAAAGG